The genomic DNA CCGACCTACCCGCCCCCTACGGCGAGGCACTGCGTGCGGCGGTCGAGCACATCCTTGGCCGAGTCACGCCACGCGGCATCATCGTCTCCGGCACGATCATCCGAGGAACTGCCAGCCGCAGCAGCGACCTCGACATCGTGGTGGTCAACCGCGCCAGCGTGCGCCAGCGCATCCAGCGCAGCTTCTGCGGGGTGCCCGCCGAGATCTTTGTCAACCCGCTGCCCATGATCGAGCGCTACGTGGCCGACGAGCGGCGGCGGGGCCGCCCCGTGACTGCCCACATGATCGCCACGGGCTGGCTGCTCTACGCGGCGGATGACGAGGTGCGCGCCCTGCCCGAGCGGGCCGCCGCGTGGCTGGGCCAGCCGCCCAGCGCCACCGCGCAGGATCTGCTGCTGGCGCGCTACATGGCCGCCAGCCTGATCGAGGATGCCGCCGACGTGGCCGAGGCCGACCCGATCAGCGCGCAGTACCTGCTGGCCCAGGCCCTGCCCGAGATCGTGCGCTACGCCTTCCTGAGCGCCGGGCGCTACCTGCCGCGCCCCAAAGATCTGCGCGCCGCGCTGGCGGAGCATATGCCGCAGTCCGCCGTGCTGCTCGACGCCGCGCTGGCCGCGCCCGATCTGGCCGCGCGCTATGCTGCCGCGCTAGCCCTGGCTGACCACGTGCTGGGCGCGCGGGGCTTCTTCGCCTGGGATGGCGAGCCGGAGGAGGTGTAGCGGCCCACCGTGGCGCATCCTGCGAGCCGCATGGCGCATTTTGCGAACAAGTTGGCGCGTCCTGCGAATCGCGTCAGCCCGCCATTGCGCTATCATAGCCCCACTGAGCAATGCAGACCAATAGCAGAGGGGAAACAGACCATGAGCGGCGAGCAAGTACTTGTCACAGGCGGGTCGGGGTTTGTGGGGTCGCACTGCGTGGCGGCCCTGCTGAACGCGGGCTATCAGGTGCGCACCACCGTGCGCTCGCTGGCGCGCGAGGCCGATGTGCGGGCCATGCTGAAGCGGGCCGGGGTGGATGCGGGCGACCGGCTATCGTTTGTGGCCGCCGACCTGACATCCGATGCGGGCTGGGGCGAGGCGGTGGCGGGCTGCGCCTACGTGCTGCACGTGGCCTCGCCCTTCCCGCTGCGCCAGCCCAAGGACGAGAACGAGCTGATCGTCCCCGCCCGCGAGGGCACGCTGCGGGTGCTGCGGGCCGCGCGCGACGCCGGGGTGCGCCGCGTCGTCGTCACATCCTCGTTTGTGGCCATCGCCTACGGGCACGCGCCCACCACCCGCCCCTACACCGAGGAGGACTGGACCAACGTCGGCAGCGAGCACGTGAACGCCTACGGCAAGTCGAAGACGCTGGCCGAGCGAGCCGCCTGGGAGTTCATCCAGCGCGAGGGCGGCGATCTAGAGCTGGCGGCGGTCAACCCGGTGGGTATCTTCGGCCCCGCGCTCGGCCCCGACCTCTCCGAGTCGGTGCGAATCGTGCAGGTGCTGCTGCAGGGCAGCATGCCCGCGCTGCCACGCATGTCGTTTGGTTCGGTAGATGTGCGCGACCTGGCCGACCTGCACCTGCGGGCCATGACCAACCCAGCGGCGAAGGGCCAGCGCTTCCTGGCCATCAGCGACAGCAACATCAGCATGGAGTGGGCGGCCAAGCTGCTGCGCGAGCGCATGGGCCAGGCCGCCGCCCGCGTGCCCCGGCTAATGCTGCCCAACTGGGCAGTGACGCTGCTGGCCCGCGTGGTGCCCGATCTAGCCCCGATCGCCGCCGAGCTGCGCAGCGAGAAGCTGGCCAGCAACGCCAAGGCCCGCACGCTGCTGGGCTGGACACCGCGGCCAAATGACGATACCATTCTGGCCACCGCCGAGAGTCTGGTGCGGCTCGGGCTGGTGTAGCCCAGGGCGGCGCAGATACGACAGGGAAGACTATGCCTCACATCAGGGTATCGAGCGTGATCGGCGTGAAGCTAGAGTCAATGGGCATTTCGCTCGTGGAGCTGCTGCGGCGGGCGCGGCTGCCGCAGCAGCTGCTGCGCCAAGAGCGGGCGGTGCTCTCGGTGGAGCAGTGGCTGGCGCTCTGGGATGCGCTCGACAGCATGGAGATCGACCCCGCGCTCGGGCTGAGCTTCACCCAGTTCGAGGGCAGCGAGCCGTACGACGCGCTGTGGATCACGGCGCTCTCGGCCCCCACCCTGCACGCCGCCATCGCCAAGCTGTCCCGCTACAAGCGGCTGTTCAGCGCCGAGCGCATCGACATGCGGCAGCTCGGCGAGATCTGGCAGATCGAAGTATCGTGGCTGGTGGGCAGCGCGCCGCCGCCCGCGCTGCTGGTGGACATGACCTTCTCCTGCCTGATGAACCTGAGCAGGCGCGGCGCGGGCAGGCCGCTGCGCCCCGAGCGCGTGCGCTTCCGCCGACCCGAGCGCAACCGCGCCATGTACGAGCAGTTTTTCCTGTGCCCGGTCGAGTTCGACGCCGAGCGCGACCAGATCCTCTATGCCGATGCGACGATCCGCCAGACCTTCCACACCTACAGCCCCGACCTGCTGGCCATCCTGGAGCCGCAGTTCGAGGCCGAGCTGCACCAGGCCGACCAGCACTCGCTGCACCGCCAGATCGCCTCGCTGGTGCGCGCGCGGCTGGCCGGCCAGCAGCCCTCGGTGTCATCCATCGCCCGCGAGCTGCACATGAGCGCCCGCACGCTGCAGCGCAGGCTGGCCGACGAGGGCCAGACCTTCCAGCACGTGATCGAGCAGGTGCGCCACGAGCTGGCCCAGCAGTACCTGCGCGAGTCGAGCCTCGACCTGAGCGAGATCGCCTTCCTGCTGGGGTACCAGGAGGCCAACTCGTTCCACCGCGCCTTCAGCCAGTGGGAGGGCAGCTCGCCCGGGCAGTGGCGCGCGACCCAGCAGCACGCCGCGCGCCCAGATCTGGTATAGTGCCCCTAGCACACGGATGCATCGCCCCCTAGCGAAGCGAGGCACTATGCGACCAGAGACCCGCGACCCCCGCTCCAGCGCCACCCGCAGCGCCATGATCGACGCGCTGCTGGCGCTGCTGGCCGCCCGACCCTACCGCGAGATCACCATCCAAGACATCACCGACATGGCCGGGCTCAGCCGCTCCACCTTCTACGCCCACTTCCAGGGCAAGGATGACCTGCTGCGCTGCGGCTTCGAGCGCGCCATCGCCAGCCTGGCCGACCACGTGGATGCCTGCGCCGCCGACGGTCTGCAGGTGGAGACTGCGGCGATCTTCGCCCACGCCCAGGCTAGCTTCACGCTCTACCGCTCGCTGGTGTTCGTACCGGGCCTCGACCTGCTGAGCCGGAGCGCCCAGGCCGCCCTGGCATCCAAGCTGCACGGGCGGCTGCTGCTGGTGCCTACGGCAGCGGCCTGCGATCTGCCGCTGGTCCTGCTGGCCGAGAGCATGGCCGGCGGGCTGCTGCTGCTGCTGCGCTGGTGGGTCGACCAGCAGCAGCCCTTCACCCCCGCCCAGATGGACGAGGTGTTCCAGCGCCTGGTGATGCCCGGCGTGCGCTCCGCCCTAGCCTAGCGCACGCCACTATGTTCGCCACCAAAAGACGAGTCCCCCACGATGCCGAAACAATGCAAAAGATGACAAAATTGGACAGGTAGCGAAAATAGCGCCAGCATGATCGAGAAAAGGACAAGCATAGCATGGCCGTTGCAAAGCACGGGAGAAGGCAGATCACGATCAATCAGCAGCTTTTTGTCTGGTGGTTCGGCGAAGATGTCGACAACTGCCTACATATTGTCTCCAACGATAAGCAGCTCAACATACGCTATAGCGCCGAGGTACACTTTCAAGACACATCGCCCTTTGTCGATGTGCTCGGGTCGCGCTTCCCTGGGCTTCCGCATGGCCGCACCGGCTGGTATCGCGTGCACGCGCCAACGTGGCATGAGCCGAACATCATAGCGCCACAGTTTGTGCGGCAGCTCATCGAGTGGTGTCACACCGATCACCCAGCAATCCACTTCTACCCACTGAGGCCCGAGGAGCACATGCGGGTGCACGCCATGTGGGATCACGGCGTGCCTGCATTTGATTGCACCAGAGCCATCATCGCGTATACTTGAGCGGACCGCGCATCGCACGGCAGATAAAGGAAAACCGCATATGCAAGCCATCATGCGCACCGACGAGCATCACATCGAGAAGCACCGCGCCATCCTCGCGATCGCGCGCGGCGATGTGCAGGCCATCTTCCTG from Chloroflexia bacterium SDU3-3 includes the following:
- a CDS encoding aldehyde reductase, which encodes MSGEQVLVTGGSGFVGSHCVAALLNAGYQVRTTVRSLAREADVRAMLKRAGVDAGDRLSFVAADLTSDAGWGEAVAGCAYVLHVASPFPLRQPKDENELIVPAREGTLRVLRAARDAGVRRVVVTSSFVAIAYGHAPTTRPYTEEDWTNVGSEHVNAYGKSKTLAERAAWEFIQREGGDLELAAVNPVGIFGPALGPDLSESVRIVQVLLQGSMPALPRMSFGSVDVRDLADLHLRAMTNPAAKGQRFLAISDSNISMEWAAKLLRERMGQAAARVPRLMLPNWAVTLLARVVPDLAPIAAELRSEKLASNAKARTLLGWTPRPNDDTILATAESLVRLGLV
- a CDS encoding AraC family transcriptional regulator — protein: MPHIRVSSVIGVKLESMGISLVELLRRARLPQQLLRQERAVLSVEQWLALWDALDSMEIDPALGLSFTQFEGSEPYDALWITALSAPTLHAAIAKLSRYKRLFSAERIDMRQLGEIWQIEVSWLVGSAPPPALLVDMTFSCLMNLSRRGAGRPLRPERVRFRRPERNRAMYEQFFLCPVEFDAERDQILYADATIRQTFHTYSPDLLAILEPQFEAELHQADQHSLHRQIASLVRARLAGQQPSVSSIARELHMSARTLQRRLADEGQTFQHVIEQVRHELAQQYLRESSLDLSEIAFLLGYQEANSFHRAFSQWEGSSPGQWRATQQHAARPDLV
- a CDS encoding TetR/AcrR family transcriptional regulator, with product MHRPLAKRGTMRPETRDPRSSATRSAMIDALLALLAARPYREITIQDITDMAGLSRSTFYAHFQGKDDLLRCGFERAIASLADHVDACAADGLQVETAAIFAHAQASFTLYRSLVFVPGLDLLSRSAQAALASKLHGRLLLVPTAAACDLPLVLLAESMAGGLLLLLRWWVDQQQPFTPAQMDEVFQRLVMPGVRSALA